A portion of the Pan troglodytes isolate AG18354 chromosome 10, NHGRI_mPanTro3-v2.0_pri, whole genome shotgun sequence genome contains these proteins:
- the ERP27 gene encoding endoplasmic reticulum resident protein 27 isoform X1 has protein sequence MKETCQLEIQVDNEQLNLEDEDIESIDATKLSRFIEINSLHMVTEYNPVTVIGLFNSIIQIHLLLIMNKASPEYEENMHRYQKAAKLFQGKILFILVDSGVKENGKVISFFKLKESQLPALAIYRTLDDEWDTLPTAEVSVEHVQNFCDGFLSGKLLKENRESEGKTPKVEL, from the exons ATGAAGGAGACGTGCCAGCTGGAAATACAG GTAGACAATGAACAACTGAATTTAGAGGACGAAGACATTGAAAGCATTGATGCCACCAAATTGAGCCGTTTCATTGAGATCAACAGCCTCCACATGGTGACAGAGTACAACCCTGTG ACTGTGATTGGGCTATTCAACAGCATAATTCAGATTCATCTCCTCCTGATAATGAACAAGGCCTCCCCAGAGTATGAAGAGAACATGCACAGATACCAGAAGGCAGCCAAGCTCTTCCAGGGGAAG ATTCTCTTTATTCTGGTGGACAGTGGTGTGAAAGAAAATGGGAAGGTGATATCATTTTTCAAACTAAAGGAGTCTCAACTGCCAGCTTTGGCAATTTACCGGACTCTAGATGACGAGTGGGATACACTGCCCACAGCAGAAGTTTCCGTAGAGCATGTGCAAAACTTTTGTGATGGATTCCTAAGTGGAAAATTGTTG aaagaaaatcgTGAATCAGAAGGAAAGACTCCAAAGGTGGAACTCTGA